A single window of Streptomyces xanthii DNA harbors:
- the glpX gene encoding class II fructose-bisphosphatase translates to MTEHHQLPSELEVPSEAPDRNLALELVRVTEAAAMAAGRWVGRGDKNGADGAAVRAMRTLVSTVSMNGVVVIGEGEKDEAPMLFNGERVGDGTGAECDIAVDPIDGTTLCAKGMPNAIAVLAAADRGTMFDPSAVFYMDKLVTGPEAADYVDINAPASVNIRRVAKAKNKAPEDVTVVILDRPRHEGIIKEIRETGARIKLISDGDVAGSILAVREDTGVDMLLGIGGTPEGIISACAIKCLGGVIQGKLWPKDDAERQKALDAGHDLDRVLSTNDLVSGENVFFVATGITDGELLRGVRYGSETATTSSLVMRSKSGTIRQIDSTHRLRKLRAYSAIDFDRAK, encoded by the coding sequence ATGACCGAGCATCACCAGCTTCCGTCCGAACTCGAGGTCCCCTCCGAGGCCCCCGACCGCAACCTCGCCCTGGAGCTCGTCCGGGTCACCGAGGCCGCGGCCATGGCCGCGGGCCGCTGGGTGGGCCGTGGTGACAAGAACGGGGCGGACGGCGCGGCCGTGCGCGCCATGCGGACCCTCGTCTCGACCGTGTCGATGAACGGCGTCGTCGTCATCGGTGAGGGCGAGAAGGACGAGGCCCCGATGCTGTTCAACGGCGAGCGGGTCGGTGACGGCACCGGCGCCGAGTGCGACATCGCCGTGGACCCGATCGACGGTACGACGCTCTGCGCGAAGGGCATGCCGAACGCGATCGCCGTGCTGGCCGCCGCCGACCGCGGCACCATGTTCGACCCGTCGGCCGTGTTCTACATGGACAAGCTGGTGACCGGCCCCGAGGCCGCCGACTACGTGGACATCAACGCCCCGGCGTCGGTGAACATCCGCCGGGTCGCCAAGGCGAAGAACAAGGCCCCCGAGGACGTCACGGTGGTCATCCTCGACCGGCCGCGCCACGAGGGCATCATCAAGGAGATCCGGGAGACCGGCGCCCGTATCAAGCTCATCTCGGACGGCGACGTCGCCGGCTCGATCCTCGCCGTCCGCGAGGACACCGGCGTGGACATGCTGCTCGGCATCGGCGGCACCCCCGAGGGCATCATCTCGGCGTGCGCGATCAAGTGCCTGGGCGGTGTCATCCAGGGCAAGCTGTGGCCCAAGGACGACGCGGAGCGGCAGAAGGCGCTGGACGCCGGGCACGACCTGGACCGCGTCCTGTCGACGAACGACCTGGTCTCGGGCGAGAACGTGTTCTTCGTCGCGACCGGCATCACCGACGGCGAGCTGCTGCGCGGCGTGCGCTACGGCTCGGAGACGGCCACGACCTCCTCGCTCGTGATGCGTTCGAAGTCGGGCACGATCCGCCAGATCGACTCCACGCACCGGCTGCGCAAGCTGCGCGCGTACAGCGCGATCGACTTCGACCGCGCCAAGTAG
- a CDS encoding WhiB family transcriptional regulator has protein sequence MLHPPRQSLQVAAVPRQRVPVRDRDQDEPWHTEAVCRRDEAGLFFAPSKEPTAARLSREDAAKRVCARCPVMVECREHALLQPEPYGVWGGLTAAERRVVLARRRRREVELKNASRAVAAAG, from the coding sequence GTGCTGCATCCGCCGCGCCAGTCCCTGCAGGTAGCCGCCGTTCCGCGCCAGCGGGTGCCAGTCAGGGACCGCGACCAGGACGAGCCGTGGCACACCGAGGCGGTGTGCCGGCGGGACGAGGCGGGCCTGTTCTTCGCACCCTCCAAGGAACCCACCGCGGCCCGTCTGTCCCGCGAGGACGCCGCCAAGCGGGTCTGCGCCCGCTGCCCCGTGATGGTCGAGTGCCGCGAGCACGCCCTGCTCCAGCCGGAACCGTACGGGGTGTGGGGCGGCCTCACCGCGGCGGAGCGCCGGGTCGTGCTCGCCCGGCGCAGGCGCCGCGAGGTGGAGCTGAAGAACGCGTCACGGGCCGTGGCGGCCGCCGGCTAG
- a CDS encoding DUF1707 SHOCT-like domain-containing protein, producing MDLHKRPQESAPAADPAELRASDADRDRIADILREALAEGRLDADEHAERIDGVYRAKTVGDLEPLVRDLPGDHTPRPGATRPAPGAMPPGVAPAVPSDNLVAVFSAAGRKGRWRVGQRTHAYAVFGNIEIDLSEAIFEHRRIYIKAVSVFGNVEIRVPENVTLHGSGGGVLGNFEVDTLDATDPDAPVVHVDGVAVLGNIEAKPKRGKIIKDLHKYVGRSVAKQLRKHLD from the coding sequence GTGGACCTTCACAAGCGCCCCCAAGAGAGCGCCCCCGCGGCGGACCCGGCCGAGCTGCGTGCCTCCGACGCCGACCGGGACCGGATCGCGGACATCCTGCGCGAGGCGCTCGCCGAGGGCCGGCTCGACGCCGACGAGCACGCCGAGCGCATCGACGGGGTCTACCGGGCCAAGACGGTCGGCGACCTGGAGCCGCTCGTACGCGACCTGCCCGGCGACCACACGCCCCGCCCCGGAGCGACCCGCCCGGCGCCCGGCGCGATGCCGCCCGGCGTGGCCCCGGCCGTGCCGAGCGACAACCTGGTGGCGGTGTTCAGCGCGGCCGGCCGCAAGGGCCGCTGGCGCGTGGGGCAGCGCACGCACGCGTACGCGGTGTTCGGGAACATCGAGATCGACCTCAGCGAGGCGATCTTCGAGCACCGCCGGATCTACATCAAGGCGGTCTCCGTCTTCGGCAACGTGGAGATCCGCGTCCCCGAGAACGTGACCCTCCACGGCAGCGGCGGCGGTGTCCTCGGCAACTTCGAGGTGGACACGCTGGACGCGACGGACCCGGACGCGCCGGTCGTGCACGTCGACGGCGTCGCGGTCCTCGGCAACATCGAGGCGAAGCCCAAGCGTGGCAAGATCATCAAGGATCTGCACAAGTACGTCGGCCGCAGCGTCGCCAAGCAGCTGCGCAAGCACCTCGACTGA
- a CDS encoding fumarate hydratase: MPEFAYTDLLPQGEDTTPYRLVTAEGVSTAEGPDGRTFLKVEPEALRKLAEEAIHDIQHYLRPAHLAQLRRIVDDPEASANDKFVALDLLKNANIAAAGVLPMCQDTGTAIVMGKRGQNVLTEGEDEKSLSKGIYDAYQNLNLRYSQMAPLTMWEEKNTGSNLPAQIELYATDGGAYKFLFMAKGGGSANKSFLYQETKAVLNESSMMKFLEEKIRSLGTAACPPYHLAIVVGGTSAEYALKTAKYASAHYLDEIPAEGSALGHGFRDKELEEKVFELTQKIGIGAQFGGKYFCHDVRVVRLPRHGASCPVAIAVSCSADRQAVAKITAEGVFLEQLETDPARFLPETTDEHLDEASDVVKIDLNQPMDAIRAELTKYPVKTRLSLSGSLVVARDIAHARIKARLDAGEDMPQYMKDHPVYYAGPAKTPEGYASGSFGPTTAGRMDSYVEQFQAAGGSMVMLAKGNRSQQVTDACGTHGGFYLGSIGGPAARLAQDCIKKIEVLDNEEDGMEAVWKIEVEDFPAFIVVDDKGNDFFKDPAPEPTFTHIPVRGPGL, encoded by the coding sequence ATGCCTGAGTTCGCGTACACCGATCTGCTCCCCCAGGGCGAGGACACCACCCCGTACCGCCTGGTCACCGCGGAGGGCGTCTCCACCGCAGAGGGGCCGGACGGCCGTACGTTCCTGAAGGTCGAGCCCGAGGCGCTGCGCAAGCTCGCCGAAGAGGCGATCCACGACATCCAGCACTACCTGCGCCCGGCCCACCTGGCGCAGCTGCGCCGCATCGTGGACGACCCGGAGGCCTCCGCCAACGACAAGTTCGTGGCGCTCGACCTGCTGAAGAACGCGAACATCGCGGCGGCCGGCGTGCTCCCGATGTGCCAGGACACCGGCACGGCGATCGTCATGGGCAAGCGCGGCCAGAACGTGCTGACCGAGGGCGAGGACGAGAAGTCCCTCTCCAAGGGCATCTACGACGCCTACCAGAACCTGAACCTGCGCTACTCCCAGATGGCCCCGCTGACCATGTGGGAGGAGAAGAACACCGGCTCCAACCTCCCCGCGCAGATCGAGCTGTACGCGACCGACGGCGGCGCCTACAAGTTCCTCTTCATGGCGAAGGGCGGCGGCTCGGCCAACAAGTCGTTCCTGTACCAGGAGACGAAGGCCGTCCTGAACGAGTCCTCCATGATGAAGTTCCTGGAGGAGAAGATCCGTTCGCTCGGTACGGCCGCGTGCCCGCCGTACCACCTGGCGATCGTGGTGGGCGGCACGTCCGCCGAGTACGCCCTGAAGACCGCCAAGTACGCCTCGGCGCACTACCTGGACGAGATCCCGGCCGAGGGCTCGGCGCTGGGTCACGGCTTCCGGGACAAGGAGCTGGAGGAGAAGGTCTTCGAGCTCACGCAGAAGATCGGCATCGGCGCGCAGTTCGGCGGCAAGTACTTCTGCCACGACGTGCGCGTGGTGCGGCTGCCGCGGCACGGCGCGTCCTGCCCGGTCGCGATCGCCGTGTCCTGCTCGGCGGACCGCCAGGCCGTCGCGAAGATCACCGCCGAGGGCGTCTTCCTGGAGCAGCTGGAGACGGACCCGGCGCGCTTCCTGCCGGAGACCACGGACGAGCACCTCGACGAGGCCTCCGACGTGGTGAAGATCGACCTGAACCAGCCGATGGACGCGATCCGCGCGGAGCTGACCAAGTACCCGGTCAAGACCCGCCTGTCGCTGAGCGGTTCGCTGGTCGTGGCCCGCGACATCGCGCACGCCAGGATCAAGGCGCGGCTCGACGCCGGCGAGGACATGCCGCAGTACATGAAGGACCACCCGGTGTACTACGCGGGCCCGGCGAAGACGCCCGAGGGGTACGCCTCCGGTTCCTTCGGCCCGACGACGGCCGGCCGGATGGACTCCTACGTGGAGCAGTTCCAGGCGGCGGGCGGTTCGATGGTGATGCTCGCCAAGGGCAACCGCTCGCAGCAGGTCACCGACGCGTGCGGCACGCACGGCGGCTTCTACCTCGGCTCCATCGGCGGCCCGGCGGCCCGTCTCGCCCAGGACTGCATCAAGAAGATCGAGGTCCTGGACAACGAGGAGGACGGCATGGAGGCCGTCTGGAAGATCGAGGTCGAGGACTTCCCGGCGTTCATCGTCGTGGACGACAAGGGCAACGACTTCTTCAAGGACCCGGCGCCGGAGCCGACGTTCACGCACATCCCGGTGCGCGGCCCCGGCCTGTAG
- a CDS encoding ricin-type beta-trefoil lectin domain protein, which translates to MQRIRPRIRCTAAAVAVAAAVLGLAAPTAGAAPDATATATASTPLPPELEQVRAAEATKLYGDPAERPLADRKTSLVSLGDSEISGEGIGTYESPTNGPDNWCHRSADSAIHKTTIPADVTYNVSCSGAYTGNIRIGGSKQYADELVQSDNLAVKARNTKVKMVLLVAGANDDLQFGPVMTDCVQRYLLSQGPCESKYAAGWQSRVDALVPKVEQTVRDLRTTMRDAGYADGDYKLVVMGYPSPIGPDFHDNPSFPGKLACGGLGYDSDTKWGRNVAVPAFERGMRKIAQDTGATYLDNSRLFQGHEVCMEDTWARGAFIDLSKPGTPDENSLRQSFHPNARGHLAFASCLTQLYNSGLKEASCADVNSAGKPTLFPLAWDDVYKPLKNAATGNCMDVDSSVSSNGTRVLGWDCAGTRNQTWWYDSARQTVITGLTQDRCLDTGDDTYSAGAGMIVWNCHGGQHQKFVRNGDTLRPAAATGMCLTQSAAKSQIRLQKCDGSASQRFTA; encoded by the coding sequence ATGCAACGCATCAGACCCAGAATCCGCTGTACGGCCGCCGCTGTCGCGGTGGCGGCGGCCGTGCTCGGGCTCGCGGCCCCCACCGCGGGCGCGGCACCGGACGCGACCGCCACAGCCACCGCGAGCACACCGCTCCCGCCCGAACTCGAGCAGGTCCGCGCCGCCGAGGCCACCAAGCTCTACGGGGACCCGGCCGAACGGCCGCTCGCCGACCGCAAGACCTCGCTCGTCTCGCTCGGCGACAGCGAGATCTCCGGCGAGGGCATCGGCACCTACGAATCGCCCACCAACGGCCCCGACAACTGGTGCCACCGTTCGGCGGACTCCGCCATCCACAAGACCACCATCCCGGCGGACGTCACCTACAACGTCTCCTGCTCCGGCGCCTACACCGGGAACATCCGCATCGGCGGCAGCAAGCAGTACGCCGACGAGCTCGTCCAGAGCGACAACCTCGCCGTCAAGGCCCGCAACACCAAGGTCAAGATGGTGCTGCTCGTCGCCGGCGCCAACGACGACCTCCAGTTCGGCCCCGTCATGACCGACTGCGTCCAGCGCTACCTGCTCTCCCAGGGCCCCTGCGAGTCCAAGTACGCGGCCGGCTGGCAGTCCCGCGTCGACGCCCTCGTGCCCAAGGTCGAGCAGACCGTGCGCGACCTGCGCACCACCATGCGCGACGCGGGCTACGCCGACGGCGACTACAAGCTCGTCGTCATGGGCTACCCGAGCCCGATCGGCCCCGACTTCCACGACAACCCCAGCTTCCCCGGCAAGCTCGCCTGCGGCGGCCTCGGCTACGACTCCGACACCAAGTGGGGCCGCAACGTCGCCGTCCCCGCCTTCGAGCGCGGCATGCGGAAGATCGCCCAGGACACCGGCGCCACCTACCTCGACAACTCGCGGCTCTTCCAGGGCCACGAGGTCTGCATGGAGGACACCTGGGCCCGCGGCGCGTTCATCGACCTCTCCAAGCCCGGCACCCCGGACGAGAACTCGCTGCGCCAGTCCTTCCACCCCAACGCCCGCGGCCACCTGGCCTTCGCCTCCTGCCTCACCCAGCTCTACAACTCCGGGCTGAAGGAGGCCAGTTGCGCGGACGTCAACTCGGCCGGCAAGCCCACCCTGTTCCCGCTCGCCTGGGACGACGTCTACAAGCCGCTCAAGAACGCCGCCACCGGCAACTGCATGGACGTCGACAGCTCCGTCAGCTCCAACGGCACCCGCGTCCTCGGCTGGGACTGCGCCGGCACCCGTAACCAGACCTGGTGGTACGACTCGGCCCGCCAGACCGTCATCACCGGCCTCACCCAGGACCGCTGCCTGGACACCGGCGACGACACCTACTCGGCCGGCGCCGGAATGATCGTCTGGAACTGCCACGGCGGCCAGCACCAGAAGTTCGTGCGCAACGGCGACACCCTGCGCCCCGCCGCCGCGACCGGCATGTGCCTGACCCAGTCCGCCGCCAAGTCGCAGATCCGCCTGCAGAAGTGCGACGGCTCGGCTAGCCAGCGGTTCACCGCCTGA
- a CDS encoding class II fumarate hydratase yields MTNDDSGYRIEHDSMGEVRVPADAKWRAQTQRAVENFPVSGQRLERAHIEALARIKAAAAKVNAELGVLDKDVAQAIVDAAAEVVEGRWDDQFPVDVFQTGSGTSSNMNTNEVLATLATERLGRDVHPNDHVNASQSSNDVFPSSIHIAATAAVTHDLIPALHHLSAALERKAAEFADVVKAGRTHLMDATPVTLGQEFGGYAAQIRFGVERLRASLPRLAELPLGGTAVGTGINTPPGFSAAVIAEVARTTGLPLTEARDHFEAQGARDGIVETSGQLRTIAIGLTKISNDLRWAASGPRTGLAEIQLPDLQPGSSIMPGKVNPVIPEATLMVAAQVIGNDATVATAGAAGNFELNVMLPVIAKNVLESIRLLANVSRLLADRTVDGITADRERAREYAESSPSVVTPLNKYIGYEEAAKVAKKSLAERRTIREVVLEGGYVERGDLTVEQLDEALDVLRMTRP; encoded by the coding sequence ATGACGAACGACGACAGCGGGTACCGGATCGAGCACGACTCCATGGGCGAGGTGCGGGTGCCGGCCGACGCCAAGTGGCGGGCCCAGACCCAGCGCGCCGTGGAGAACTTCCCCGTCTCGGGGCAGCGCCTGGAGCGCGCCCACATCGAGGCGCTCGCCCGGATCAAGGCCGCCGCGGCGAAGGTCAACGCGGAGCTCGGGGTGCTCGACAAGGACGTGGCGCAGGCCATCGTGGACGCCGCCGCCGAGGTGGTCGAGGGCCGCTGGGACGACCAGTTCCCCGTCGACGTCTTCCAGACCGGCTCGGGCACCTCCTCCAACATGAACACGAACGAGGTCCTGGCCACCCTCGCCACCGAGCGCCTGGGCCGCGACGTCCACCCCAACGACCACGTCAACGCCTCGCAGTCGTCGAACGACGTGTTCCCCTCCTCCATCCACATCGCGGCGACCGCCGCCGTCACCCACGACCTGATCCCGGCGCTCCACCACCTCTCCGCGGCCCTGGAGCGCAAGGCCGCCGAGTTCGCCGACGTCGTCAAGGCGGGCCGCACCCACCTGATGGACGCCACGCCGGTGACCCTCGGCCAGGAGTTCGGCGGCTACGCGGCGCAGATCCGCTTCGGCGTGGAGCGGCTGCGCGCCTCGCTCCCCCGCCTGGCCGAACTCCCCCTGGGCGGCACCGCCGTGGGCACCGGGATCAACACGCCGCCCGGGTTCTCCGCCGCCGTCATCGCCGAGGTCGCCCGCACCACCGGGCTCCCCCTCACCGAGGCCCGCGACCACTTCGAGGCGCAGGGCGCGCGCGACGGCATCGTCGAGACCAGCGGACAGCTGCGCACCATCGCGATCGGCCTCACGAAGATCTCCAACGACCTGCGCTGGGCCGCGTCCGGGCCGCGCACGGGCCTGGCCGAGATCCAGCTCCCCGACCTCCAGCCGGGCTCCTCGATCATGCCGGGGAAGGTGAATCCGGTCATTCCCGAGGCGACCCTGATGGTCGCCGCGCAGGTGATCGGCAACGACGCGACGGTCGCCACGGCGGGCGCCGCCGGCAACTTCGAGCTGAACGTGATGCTGCCGGTCATCGCCAAGAACGTCCTGGAGTCGATCCGCCTCCTCGCGAACGTCTCCCGTCTCCTCGCCGACCGCACGGTCGACGGCATCACCGCCGACCGCGAACGGGCCCGCGAGTACGCCGAGTCCTCGCCGTCCGTGGTCACGCCGCTGAACAAGTACATCGGCTACGAGGAGGCCGCCAAGGTCGCCAAGAAGTCCCTCGCAGAGCGGCGGACGATCCGCGAGGTGGTCCTGGAGGGCGGCTACGTGGAGCGCGGGGACCTGACGGTCGAGCAGCTCGACGAGGCCCTCGACGTCCTGCGCATGACCCGCCCCTGA
- the fomD gene encoding cytidylyl-2-hydroxypropylphosphonate hydrolase — protein sequence MNDNDRTGGGRWAPGEQILWRYRANGGDGFHICRPVTVVEDSADLLAVWLAPGTECVKPVLADGTPLHREPLATRYTKPRTLLRDRWLGTGVLKLARPGEPWSVWLFWERGWSFRNWYVNLEQPRTRWSGGVDSEDHYLDLSVYPDRSWRWHDEDEFARAREVGLMNAAQAASVREAGRRAVRVIEAWGHPFPDGWPDWRPDPAWPVPALPGDWDRTPAHVSS from the coding sequence ATGAACGACAACGACCGGACAGGTGGAGGGCGCTGGGCGCCCGGTGAGCAGATCCTGTGGCGCTATCGCGCCAACGGGGGCGACGGGTTCCACATCTGCCGTCCGGTCACGGTCGTCGAGGATTCGGCCGATCTGCTCGCGGTGTGGCTGGCGCCCGGCACCGAGTGCGTCAAGCCCGTGCTCGCCGACGGCACCCCGCTGCACCGCGAGCCGCTGGCCACCCGCTACACGAAGCCGCGCACGCTGCTGCGCGACCGCTGGCTGGGCACGGGCGTGCTCAAGCTGGCCCGGCCCGGCGAGCCCTGGTCGGTGTGGCTGTTCTGGGAGCGCGGCTGGTCCTTCCGCAACTGGTACGTGAACCTGGAGCAGCCCCGGACCCGCTGGTCGGGCGGGGTCGACTCCGAGGACCACTACCTGGACCTGTCGGTGTACCCGGACCGCAGCTGGCGCTGGCACGACGAGGACGAGTTCGCGCGGGCCCGCGAGGTCGGACTGATGAACGCGGCGCAGGCCGCCTCCGTACGGGAGGCGGGGCGCCGCGCGGTCCGGGTGATCGAGGCGTGGGGCCATCCGTTCCCGGACGGCTGGCCGGACTGGCGGCCCGATCCCGCGTGGCCGGTTCCGGCCCTGCCGGGCGACTGGGACCGTACGCCCGCGCACGTGTCCTCATGA
- a CDS encoding class I SAM-dependent DNA methyltransferase, with amino-acid sequence MSTRSSRGGGTVSQSSGAYEGSGAGGAADRSDQAAAFDAIGARYDEAFPHKDGQLASVERLLAALAPGARVLDVGCGTGVPTARQLVDAGHPVVGVDLSAGMLELARKHVPEAEFRQADLTTLAADGPDGLGRFDAVTCFFTLLMLPRAEIPGALRLLRSLLRPGGRLALSMVEADLDDTEIPFLGSTIRVSGYLRDELHRTVREAGFEITGEETYAYAPASTDAPPEHQLFIDCRRTGE; translated from the coding sequence ATGTCGACGAGGTCATCGAGGGGCGGCGGGACCGTGAGTCAGAGCAGTGGAGCGTACGAGGGGTCCGGGGCGGGCGGCGCGGCCGACCGGTCGGACCAAGCCGCGGCCTTCGACGCGATCGGGGCGCGCTACGACGAGGCGTTCCCGCACAAGGACGGCCAACTGGCCTCGGTGGAGCGGCTCCTGGCCGCGCTCGCGCCCGGCGCCCGGGTGCTCGACGTGGGCTGCGGCACCGGGGTGCCCACGGCCCGGCAGCTCGTGGACGCGGGGCATCCGGTGGTCGGCGTCGACCTGTCGGCGGGCATGCTGGAGCTGGCCCGCAAGCACGTGCCGGAGGCCGAGTTCCGCCAGGCCGACCTGACGACGCTGGCCGCCGACGGGCCGGACGGGCTCGGGCGGTTCGACGCGGTCACCTGTTTCTTCACCCTGCTGATGCTGCCTCGCGCGGAGATCCCGGGCGCCCTGCGGCTGCTGCGCTCGCTGCTGCGGCCCGGGGGGCGGCTCGCGCTGTCCATGGTCGAGGCGGACCTGGACGACACGGAGATCCCGTTCCTGGGTTCCACGATCCGGGTTTCCGGGTACCTGCGGGACGAGCTGCACCGGACCGTGCGCGAAGCGGGCTTCGAGATCACCGGCGAGGAGACGTACGCGTACGCTCCCGCGAGCACCGACGCCCCACCCGAGCACCAGCTGTTCATCGACTGCCGGCGCACCGGCGAGTAG
- a CDS encoding ATP-binding SpoIIE family protein phosphatase, whose amino-acid sequence MTEHSASYPGSHDGPRGQAARPADPRGALRHAPQASAAPGGLPEQPRRAAAPSTAASSAAASSSAAADAEHSQPRTPSPEPVRPAGPPDGGERRSGQPRPAGQPVAMRRDGDRLRFVGAATRRIARGIDLDEIVMGLCRATVPTFSDAILVYLREPLPVGDERPTGPMVLRLRRTDRIPDADDTDTDSDSGSGTLPAALPQPELAAGSAELCEVRTGGALAEVLRGVRPVFADSPAAIAALPELLGDCRSLPTGRRAILAPLRGRRRVIGAAVFLRRPDRIPFDADDLLVAGQLATHSALGIDKAVLYGREAYIADELQRTMLPETLPRPTGVRLASRYLPAAETARVGGDWYDAIPLPGSRVALVVGDVMGHSMTSAAIMGQLRTTAQTLAGLDLPPQEVLHHLDEQAQRLGTDRMATCMYAVYDPVSHRITIANAGHPPPVLLHLGGRAEVLRVPPGAPIGVGGVDFEAVELDAPAGATLLLYTDGLVESRLRDVWTGIEQLRERLAATAQLTGPDHPPPLEALCDEVLDMLGPGDRDDDIALLAARFDGIAPSDVAYWFLEPEDAAPSRARRLARSALARWGLEELTDSVELLVSEVVTNAVRYASRPVTLRLLRTDVLRCEVGDDVPQLPRLRQARATDEGGRGLYLVNRLARRWGATRLSTGKVVWFELSLPGAAGSAP is encoded by the coding sequence GTGACGGAGCACTCAGCCTCTTACCCAGGCTCGCACGACGGCCCCCGCGGCCAGGCGGCCCGCCCGGCCGACCCCCGCGGGGCGCTGCGGCATGCCCCGCAGGCGTCCGCGGCCCCCGGCGGCTTACCGGAGCAGCCGCGCCGGGCCGCCGCGCCGTCCACCGCGGCCTCCTCCGCCGCGGCCTCCTCCTCGGCCGCCGCGGACGCCGAGCACTCGCAGCCCCGTACCCCCTCCCCGGAGCCGGTGCGTCCGGCCGGGCCGCCGGACGGCGGCGAGCGCCGCTCCGGCCAGCCGCGCCCGGCGGGCCAGCCGGTGGCGATGCGCCGGGACGGGGACCGGCTGCGGTTCGTGGGGGCCGCGACCCGGCGGATCGCCCGCGGCATCGACCTCGACGAGATCGTGATGGGGCTGTGCCGGGCGACCGTGCCGACGTTCTCCGACGCGATCCTCGTGTACCTGCGCGAGCCGCTGCCCGTCGGCGACGAGCGGCCCACGGGCCCGATGGTGCTGCGGCTGCGCCGCACCGACCGGATCCCGGACGCGGACGACACCGACACGGACTCGGACAGTGGGAGCGGTACCCTTCCGGCCGCGCTGCCGCAGCCCGAACTGGCGGCGGGCAGCGCGGAGTTGTGCGAGGTCCGCACCGGTGGCGCGCTCGCGGAGGTGCTGCGCGGGGTGCGACCGGTGTTCGCGGACTCCCCCGCGGCGATCGCCGCGCTGCCCGAACTGCTCGGCGACTGCCGGTCGTTGCCGACCGGCCGCCGGGCGATCCTGGCACCGCTGCGGGGGCGGCGCCGGGTGATCGGTGCCGCCGTGTTCCTGCGCCGCCCGGACCGGATCCCGTTCGACGCGGACGACCTCCTCGTCGCGGGCCAGCTGGCGACGCACAGCGCGCTGGGCATCGACAAGGCGGTCCTGTACGGGCGCGAGGCGTACATCGCGGACGAGCTGCAGCGCACGATGCTGCCCGAGACGCTGCCGCGGCCCACGGGCGTGCGGCTGGCCTCGCGGTATCTGCCGGCGGCGGAGACGGCGCGGGTCGGCGGCGACTGGTACGACGCGATCCCGCTGCCGGGCAGCCGGGTCGCGCTGGTCGTCGGCGACGTCATGGGACACTCCATGACCTCGGCGGCGATCATGGGCCAGCTGCGGACGACGGCGCAGACGCTGGCCGGCCTCGACCTGCCGCCGCAGGAGGTGCTCCACCACCTCGACGAGCAGGCGCAGCGGCTCGGCACGGACCGCATGGCGACCTGCATGTACGCGGTCTACGACCCGGTCTCGCACCGCATCACGATCGCCAACGCGGGCCATCCGCCGCCGGTGCTGCTGCACCTGGGCGGGCGGGCCGAGGTGCTGCGGGTGCCGCCGGGCGCGCCCATCGGGGTCGGCGGGGTCGACTTCGAGGCCGTCGAGCTGGACGCGCCGGCCGGGGCGACGCTGCTCCTGTACACGGACGGGCTCGTCGAATCACGGCTGCGGGACGTCTGGACGGGCATAGAGCAGCTGCGTGAACGGCTCGCGGCGACCGCGCAGTTGACGGGGCCGGACCATCCGCCGCCGCTGGAGGCGCTGTGCGACGAGGTCCTCGACATGCTCGGCCCGGGCGACCGGGACGACGACATCGCGCTGCTCGCGGCGCGGTTCGACGGGATCGCGCCCAGCGATGTCGCGTACTGGTTCCTGGAGCCGGAGGACGCGGCGCCGTCGCGGGCGCGGCGGCTCGCGCGCTCGGCGCTGGCCCGCTGGGGTCTGGAGGAACTCACCGACTCCGTCGAGCTGTTGGTGAGCGAGGTCGTGACGAACGCGGTGCGGTACGCCTCGCGGCCGGTGACGCTGCGGTTGTTGCGGACCGATGTGCTGCGGTGCGAGGTGGGCGATGACGTGCCGCAGTTGCCGCGGCTGCGGCAGGCTCGGGCCACGGACGAGGGTGGGCGGGGTCTGTATCTCGTCAATCGGCTGGCGCGGCGCTGGGGGGCGACTCGGTTGTCGACGGGCAAGGTGGTGTGGTTCGAGCTCTCCTTGCCGGGGGCGGCGGGTTCAGCGCCGTAG